A genome region from Syntrophorhabdaceae bacterium includes the following:
- the pheS gene encoding phenylalanine--tRNA ligase subunit alpha, with product MDISGLKDTIRNELSTVKNIEDIKKVKIFLLGRKGVFADYLDKLKALEKDLRRDAGKAINDLKIVTENEIKELETRYEEQEKRQKEAMSWIDITMPGKTPLIGRKHPITQTLEEITRIFVSMGFSVAEGPDIEREYYNFEALNIPADHPARDMQDTFYIAKGTVLRTHTSPVQIRTMEAQLPPVKIISPGAVYRCDHDISHTPMFHQVEGLMVDKHVRFSDLKGILTMFVQEMFGNDTPLRFRPSYFPFTEPSAEVDIGCVICTGRGCRLCKDTGWLEILGSGMVHPQVFRNVGYDQEEITGFAFGMGVERIAMIKFGIDDIRQFYYNDIRFLSQF from the coding sequence TTGGATATCAGCGGGCTTAAGGATACAATCAGAAACGAGCTATCCACAGTAAAGAATATTGAAGACATCAAAAAAGTCAAAATATTCCTGCTCGGGAGAAAGGGTGTCTTTGCAGACTATCTTGATAAGCTCAAGGCCCTGGAGAAAGATTTGCGCAGAGACGCGGGCAAAGCGATCAACGATCTCAAGATCGTAACAGAGAATGAGATAAAAGAACTCGAAACCCGGTACGAAGAGCAAGAAAAAAGACAAAAAGAGGCGATGTCCTGGATTGATATCACTATGCCTGGTAAGACCCCTCTTATCGGAAGAAAACACCCCATTACCCAGACACTTGAAGAGATTACGAGGATATTCGTATCCATGGGGTTCTCCGTGGCCGAAGGCCCTGATATCGAGCGCGAATATTATAACTTCGAGGCGCTCAATATCCCGGCAGACCATCCCGCGCGGGACATGCAGGACACTTTTTATATCGCAAAGGGCACGGTACTCAGGACCCATACATCTCCCGTGCAGATACGGACCATGGAAGCACAACTCCCCCCGGTAAAGATTATTTCCCCCGGAGCGGTATACCGCTGTGACCATGATATATCGCATACGCCTATGTTCCATCAGGTCGAAGGACTGATGGTAGATAAACATGTCCGTTTTTCCGATCTCAAGGGAATCTTGACGATGTTTGTTCAGGAGATGTTCGGAAATGACACGCCTTTACGGTTCAGGCCGAGCTACTTTCCCTTCACCGAACCTTCGGCCGAAGTCGACATAGGCTGCGTTATATGCACCGGAAGAGGGTGCAGACTTTGTAAGGATACCGGCTGGCTCGAAATCCTGGGCTCAGGCATGGTTCATCCCCAGGTCTTCCGCAACGTGGGTTACGACCAGGAAGAGATAACAGGTTTTGCCTTCGGGATGGGGGTGGAGCGGATCGCCATGATTAAATTCGGTATCGATGACATCAGACAGTTCTACTATAACGACATCCGTTTTCTCTCTCAGTTTTGA
- the pheT gene encoding phenylalanine--tRNA ligase subunit beta: MKIPFEWLQEFVVIDIDPQELAKRLTLRGLEVESIEKLSAFFAGVVVGEIKNIEKHPNAENLSICTIDAGSEDLVIVCGAKNIARGDKVPLAKVGARLARDFVIEQKKLRGVDSYGMLCSEKELGLSDDHSGIFILPKEASVGSELAQEKWVSDSVLDINVPPNRGDCLSVLGIAREVASILNQKAKLPSFKFESNGKEQVKDRVALDIKDFDACPRYVLKIIEGTSIITSPYWMRSRLLKCGMRPISSIVDVTNYVMLELGQPLHAFDYERIQDRRIEVRRAEQAKVFRTLDGMERKLEAGDILICDGSGPVAVAGIMGGENSEITESTRNIALESAYFNPLYIRKTARRLGIRSEASLRFEKGIDIDNVLFAAERAVYLMREISGGAILKGERELYEKREPKTMLVTYSAINGLLGTHIREQEINRALRSIDLHIKAEDDAGLVVAVPHFRHDINEPADIVEEISRIHGFEHIPATSPLTALRSHQKTKKDTFLEMTRDYFRLAGFDEIINFAFFSAKDADSLLVSETDERRRFVPIVNPISRDYSVMRTCMTPGMLKTIAYNLNRGAKNLRLFEKGKVFFQGEGDRPREETVLCFAMTGKERDFFWREKYTDYDFFDIKGVMEGIIGSFGMPCAAARSGEPFLHPMRGADIYIDDIKVGWIGEIRDDVLKTFEIEQSIYCAELNFDIILHKGNVKVQYKPIPRYPQVTRDFSFYIDDAIPITSLVESIKKLSPLITSVGIFDMFRKETRSVAFRVVFQSFEDTLKDETVNGLQQGIIQELSKIDGISLRT, from the coding sequence TTGAAGATACCCTTTGAGTGGCTTCAGGAATTCGTGGTCATCGATATTGACCCCCAGGAACTGGCAAAGCGCCTGACGCTTCGGGGATTGGAGGTCGAATCGATTGAGAAGCTTTCCGCTTTTTTTGCGGGTGTTGTAGTAGGTGAAATCAAGAACATTGAAAAGCATCCCAACGCCGAGAACCTCTCGATTTGTACGATCGATGCGGGAAGCGAAGACCTGGTCATAGTCTGCGGCGCAAAAAACATTGCCAGGGGAGATAAAGTCCCTCTCGCTAAAGTCGGCGCCCGTCTTGCCCGGGATTTTGTAATCGAGCAGAAGAAACTGAGGGGCGTGGACTCTTACGGAATGCTCTGCTCCGAGAAGGAACTCGGTCTGTCTGACGACCACAGCGGCATCTTCATCCTCCCCAAAGAGGCGAGCGTAGGAAGTGAGCTTGCTCAGGAAAAATGGGTAAGCGACAGCGTGCTCGACATTAACGTGCCGCCTAACCGTGGAGATTGTCTCTCTGTTCTCGGTATTGCGCGGGAAGTTGCGAGTATCCTCAACCAGAAGGCCAAACTGCCCTCATTTAAGTTCGAATCGAATGGAAAAGAACAGGTCAAAGACCGGGTGGCCCTTGATATCAAAGACTTTGATGCCTGTCCCCGATACGTACTCAAGATAATCGAGGGTACCTCGATTATCACTTCTCCTTACTGGATGAGGAGCCGTCTTTTGAAATGCGGCATGAGACCGATCAGCTCTATCGTTGACGTGACGAATTACGTCATGCTCGAACTGGGCCAGCCCCTTCACGCCTTCGATTATGAGCGTATTCAAGACAGAAGGATTGAGGTGCGGCGGGCGGAACAGGCAAAGGTTTTCCGCACTCTCGATGGCATGGAGAGGAAGCTTGAAGCGGGAGATATCCTCATATGCGACGGCTCCGGGCCCGTGGCAGTGGCCGGCATTATGGGCGGCGAGAATTCTGAGATTACCGAAAGCACCCGGAACATCGCCCTGGAAAGCGCCTATTTCAACCCTCTGTATATCAGAAAGACCGCGCGGAGACTGGGTATACGATCCGAGGCCTCCCTGCGTTTTGAAAAAGGAATAGATATCGATAACGTCTTATTCGCTGCGGAGCGTGCTGTGTATCTCATGCGGGAAATTTCAGGAGGGGCGATTCTCAAGGGAGAGCGGGAGCTCTATGAAAAAAGAGAACCCAAAACAATGCTTGTCACCTATAGCGCTATCAATGGCCTCCTGGGTACGCATATCCGCGAGCAAGAGATTAACCGCGCCCTGCGTTCTATCGATCTGCACATAAAGGCGGAGGATGACGCCGGCCTCGTTGTGGCTGTGCCCCATTTCCGCCACGACATCAACGAGCCTGCGGACATCGTAGAGGAGATATCCAGGATACATGGATTCGAGCACATACCTGCCACGAGCCCGCTTACCGCGTTGCGATCTCACCAGAAGACAAAAAAGGATACCTTCCTTGAAATGACGCGAGACTATTTCCGGCTGGCGGGCTTTGACGAGATCATCAATTTTGCCTTTTTCAGCGCCAAAGATGCGGACAGCCTTTTGGTTTCCGAAACGGACGAGCGCAGACGCTTCGTGCCCATTGTAAATCCCATCTCCCGGGACTATAGCGTGATGAGGACATGTATGACGCCGGGAATGCTGAAAACCATTGCATACAACCTCAACCGCGGTGCAAAGAATTTGAGGCTTTTCGAGAAGGGCAAGGTCTTTTTCCAAGGTGAGGGTGACCGTCCCAGGGAGGAAACGGTGCTTTGCTTCGCAATGACCGGAAAGGAAAGAGATTTTTTCTGGAGAGAAAAGTATACAGACTACGATTTTTTTGATATAAAAGGGGTAATGGAAGGTATTATAGGTTCTTTCGGTATGCCTTGCGCGGCCGCGAGGAGCGGCGAGCCTTTTCTGCACCCGATGAGGGGCGCCGATATATATATAGACGATATCAAGGTCGGATGGATCGGCGAGATTCGGGATGATGTACTGAAAACCTTTGAAATTGAACAAAGTATTTATTGTGCTGAACTCAATTTTGATATAATCTTACATAAAGGGAATGTTAAGGTGCAGTACAAGCCGATACCGCGGTATCCTCAGGTGACACGGGATTTTTCGTTCTATATCGACGATGCCATCCCTATCACGTCACTTGTGGAGAGCATCAAGAAACTTTCACCGCTGATCACGTCGGTGGGCATATTCGACATGTTCAGAAAGGAAACGCGAAGTGTTGCCTTCCGGGTTGTTTTTCAGTCTTTCGAAGATACGCTCAAAGACGAAACGGTGAACGGTTTACAACAGGGGATCATTCAAGAACTTTCAAAAATAGATGGGATTTCCTTGAGGACATAA
- a CDS encoding integration host factor subunit alpha, whose protein sequence is MTKIDIVTNLYEKLGFSKRECAHIVDRFFEIIKDTLAQDENVKISGFGNFFVRKKKARRGRNPQTGQEIKITERKVLSFRLSQVLKDEINSARQQ, encoded by the coding sequence ATGACCAAGATCGACATTGTTACAAATCTCTATGAAAAACTCGGGTTTTCAAAAAGAGAATGCGCTCACATCGTGGACAGGTTCTTTGAGATCATCAAGGATACCCTTGCGCAGGATGAGAATGTAAAGATCTCCGGGTTTGGAAATTTCTTCGTAAGAAAGAAAAAGGCTCGGAGGGGCAGAAACCCGCAAACGGGCCAGGAGATCAAGATTACCGAGCGCAAGGTATTGAGTTTTAGGCTGAGCCAGGTCCTGAAAGATGAGATAAATAGCGCAAGGCAGCAATGA
- a CDS encoding MerR family transcriptional regulator gives MNSKEIPDRVFYRIKEVCNLTGLKPHVLRYWEQEFKDIKPVKSPTGQRLYKKKDLDIIFTIKKLLHEKRFTIDGAKQYLANHKKILNEIREELTEIVTLLKKEDRQ, from the coding sequence ATGAACAGTAAAGAGATACCCGACAGAGTGTTCTACAGGATCAAAGAGGTCTGCAACCTCACAGGCCTGAAACCTCATGTGCTCAGGTATTGGGAACAGGAGTTCAAAGACATCAAGCCCGTGAAAAGCCCGACGGGTCAAAGATTATATAAAAAGAAAGACCTCGACATTATATTCACCATAAAGAAACTACTCCACGAAAAGAGGTTCACTATAGACGGCGCCAAACAGTATCTGGCAAACCACAAGAAGATTCTGAACGAGATACGTGAAGAATTGACAGAAATCGTAACCTTGTTGAAGAAGGAGGACAGGCAATGA